CCTCCAAGTGACGCTCGGTGAGTGGAATCCCCTGGGCGCGCAGCAGATTCAGCAGATCCGGAAGGGCATGATCCCCCGCACCGCTTTTGGGATTGGCGATGACCAAGACGCCTTTTTCTAGCATGGCAGCGGTGAATTGGGCACCAGTAGACGATCGGGTAGAAGAAACAGTTTGACCTGATGACATTTCGCTCATTAGACTGCAAATTGCGGAGGAATTCACTATGAAACGGACCCTATTTGTATCTTTACTGTTGGGCGGCTCGCTGAGCGCCTGTATGCCCACCCAGCAGGCGGCCCCCCAGCCCACTGCAACCGTCACCCCGGTACTGTATAAGGCTTCTCCATCCGTGGCACGCGGCGGAACCCTGACGCTGCAAGGCCGTTATCTGGGCGGTGCAGACAATTCAGTGGTGCGCCTGGCAGCAGACGCAGACGGCACCGGCGGTTTTGTCTTTCCTAAAACGTCCGTGCAGTCCTGGACCAGCAGCCAGATCGTGTTGACCATTCCGGCCAATGCACCTGTAGGCGGTGGCTGGGTCTTCGTGGAAGTGGACGGCCTGCAGAGTAGTGGTCTACCCTACGCTGTAAGCCAGTAAAATACGCCTGCCGACCAGGCCCCCTTCCTGCTTGGGGGGGCGGGGCCTGGCTGTTGTTGATAGACTCGCCTTTAGTTATGGCGATTCAGCGCCCCAAGGGCACCCAGGACCACCTGCCAGATGGCAGCCCCAAGCAGGGCTTAGACACCCGCGCCGCCGCTTTCCGATTCGTGCGCGAGACAGCGCAGCGTGTGCTGGAGCGGGCCGGTGCACAGCATATCGATACCCCACTCTTTGAAGAAGCCGAGGTCGTGCAGCGCGGCGTAGGCGGCAGCACCGACATCGTCCGCAAGGAGATGTTTACCGTCTATTACTTCGGAGATCACGGCGGCTATGTCCTGCGCCCTGAGGGCACCGCCGGCATTGTGCGGGCGTACCTGCAGAACGGACTCAAGCAGCTGCCCAGTCCACTTAAGCTGTGGCTACATGGCCCCATGTTTCGTGCCGAGAACGTGCAAAAAGGCCGCCTGCGCCAGTTCCACCAAGTCGACTACGAGGCCATCGGCAGCGCTGACCCGCTGGTAGACGCCGAGGCGATTGCCTTGCTGGTTGAAGTGGTCCGTGAACTGGGCCTCAAGCAGGTGAAAGTCAAGCTGGGGTCCATTGGCGACCCAGAGGACCGCCAGCGTTACAACGACTATTTGCGCGGGCTATTCGGGACACACCGTGAGCGCCTTTCGGACGATTCGAAGGACCGCCTGGAGCGCAACCCGATGCGGATTCTGGACTCCAAGAGTGAAACCGATCAAGCCCTCATTGCCGAACTGGGCGTACAACCCATGCTGGACTTCCTGGGCAACGACGCACGCGAGCACTTTGAGCAGGTGCAGCGCTACCTCCAGGACTGGGGCGTGCCCTACGAGCTGGACCCCTCTATCGTGCGCGGGCTGGACTACTACCGCCGTACGGCCTGGGAACTGCACCACGAGGGCGTCGGCGCCAAGTCGGCGCTGTGTGGGGGTGGGCGCTATGACGGACTCGCCCAGGAACTCGGCAGCAAGACGGAAGTTCCTGGCATCGGCTGGGCTTTTGGAATTGAGCGGCTGCTGCTCGCCATGGAAGCGGACGGCGTAGAAATTCCTTGCTCCGAGGGGCCTTTGCTGTACCTGGCCGCGCTGGACACAGAATATGTCCCAGCAGTGGCCAAAGTGGCATTGGATGCCCGCGCGGTGGCCCGCACTGAATTCGCCTACCGGGCCATGAAACCGGGCAACGCCTTCAAAGATGCCGAGCGCCGCGGCGCTGTCTGGGTGGCCCTGGTCGGCTCCGACGAAGTTGCCAATGGCACCCTGAGCCTCAAGAACCTCGTCACCGGCGAACAGCGCCGGGTAGCCCACAACGAACTGATGACCTTTCTGGGGGAGCAAGCATGAAACGAACTGCACGAATCGGAGAACTGACCTCTCAACACGCACACGAGAGCGTCACCTTACAAGGCTGGGTAACGCGGCGGCGTGACCTGGGCGGGCTGATTTTCTTTGAGCTGCGCGACCGCTCTGGTACGGTGCAGGTGCAGGTAGACCCGGCCAGTGAAGCCTTTGCTGAAGCCGACCGCCTGCGCGCCGAATATGTTGTGGAAGTTACGGGAACGTATGGCCTGCGGCCCGAAAGTCAGCGCAAGGGCGGACTGGCGGACTACGAGGTGCTGGCCAACACCGTCACCATTTTGAACCGTGCCAAGACCCCTCCCTTCGAGCTGGACAAGGGCGCGGATGTGGCGGAGGACGTAAGACTGCGCTACCGCTACCTGGACCTGCGCCGTCCGGAAATGCAGCGCAACATGATGCTGCGCTCGCGGACCTGGGCAGCCATTACCCAATTCATGGAGGGCGAGGGTTTCATCAACGTGGAAACTCCACTGCTGACCCGCTCTACGCCCGAAGGCGCACGTGATTTTCTGGTGCCCAGCCGGCTGAACGAAGGCGAGTTCTATGCGTTGCCGCAGAGTCCACAGCTGTTTAAGCAACTGCTGATGATGGCCGGCTACGACCGCTACTACCAGCTGGCCCGCTGCTTCCGCGACGAGGATCTGCGTGCAGACCGCCAGACCGACTTTACGCAGCTGGACATGGAAATGAGCTTCGTGGACCAAGAAGACGTGCTGGAGCTGAACAGCCGTCTGCTGGCCTTTCTCTTCCGGGAGGTGCTGGGACGCGAACTGGAACTGCCCCTCCCCCGCCTGACCTACCAAGAGGCGATGGATAGGTACGGCTCGGACAAGCCGGACCTGCGCTTTGGTCACCCGCTGGTAGACGTGAGCGCGCTGTTTGCCGGCGGCGAGTTCGGGGCGTTTGCGAGCGCTGAGGCGGTCAAGGTGATCGCGGCGCCCGAACTGACCCGCAAGCAGATTGCTGAGCTGGAACGCATCGCCAAGCAACACGGTGCAGGTGGCCTGGCCTGGCTCAAGCGCAGCGGCGAAGGCTTTACGGGCGGCATCTCCAAGTTCGTGGGCGAAATTGCCGCTGACCTGATTCATCAAACCGGCGTGGAGGACGGCGGCACGCTGCTGTTCAGCGCAGGCAGCTGGAAGACGGCGGTAGAAGCCCTGGGCGCCGTGCGCTTGGCCCTGCGTGATCTGTTCGGCTGGACGGTGGGGGGGGCCGACTTCGCGCCACTGTGGGTCACCGACTTCCCGCAACTGGACCTGGACCCCGAAACGGGCCAGTGGACCTACATGCACCACCCCTTCACGGCCCCGCACCCGGACGACGCCACGCTGTTCGGGACCGAGCGGCAAACCGAAATCCGCGCCCAGGCATATGACCTGGTGCTCAACGGTTTTGAGATCGGCGGTGGATCCATCCGGATTCACAATCCCGAAACCCAGCGCGAGATGTTCCGGGCCATCGGTCTGAGCGACGAGGAAGCGGCCGACAAGTTCGGCTTTTTCCTAGAGGCCCTTGAGTACGGCACTCCCCCGCACGGCGGCTGCGCCTGGGGTTTCGACCGCCTGGTGATGGTGCTGAGCGGCGCCGATAGCATCCGCGATGTGATCGCTTTCCCCAAGAACAACCGCGGCCAGGACTTGATGGCAGGCGCCCCCTCGCCGGTGGCCCAAGCACAGTTGGAGGAGCTGGGAATCAACGTTCAGCAGTAAGTGGGTGGCCCTGCCCGATAAGGCGGGGCTTTCTTCAGATTCATCTTGTGAAAAAAAGGTTTAACTATATAAATTGTGAAATAAGTATCTTGCGTCTTTCCTGTGTTGTTTACGGTGTGCTCTGGCGCCGAGGGCTAGACTGGGGCGTGCAACTGGCCGACCTTCCTGTGCTTCCCGTGACCTCCGGCGTGTACATCTTCCGCAAGGGAGGCACGCCCATCTATATCGGCAAGGCGAATAACCTGCGTGGGCGGGTCATGCAGCATTTCAAGGCGGGCGGCAAAAGCGGGAAATTCACAGCCCTGGCCGACGAGCTGGAATTCATTACTACGCGCAATGAGGTCGAGGCGCTGGTGCTGGAGGCCAACCTGATCAAGCAGCACCGCCCGCACTACAACGTGCTGCTCAAGGACGGCAAACACTATCCGTTCCTCAAGCTGACCAATGAGGAATTTCCCATGCTGATCGTCACCCGCAAGGTGCTGAATGACGGCGCGGCCTACTACGGCCCATATCCTGATGCCGGGGCTGTGCGGCGGGTCAAGGGGCTGATCGATACCATGTTTCCGCTGCGTAAGAATTCCGGACTGCCGATGAAGCTTAAGCCTCGGCCCTGCCTGAACTACCACATGGGACGCTGTCTGGCTCCATGTATTCAGGCGGCGGACCCGGCGGCCTATGCTCAGGTGGTGGATGACGTCAAAGCCCTGCTGGAAGGCCGCGCCGCGCCAGTGGTCCGGCGGCTGCGCACAGAGATGGCCGAGGCGGCGCAGCGGCAGGATTTTGAAATGGCCGCGCGGCTGCGTGACCGGACCCAGGCCGTCGAAAAACTGTTTGGCTCTGAGCAGCATGCCTTCATTAGCGAGGAAGCCGACCTGGACTTTCTGGGAGTGGCCCAGGCCGGCGAATACGCGATGGTGCAGCTGTTCCGGATGCGCGGTGGGCGGGTGGTCAGCCGTGACAAGCGCTTTTTGTCTTCCGGTGAGGACAGCACCTCCGGCGAAGTCCTGACCGCCTTTATGCAGGACTACTACACCCAGGCCACCCACCTGCCGCCGCTGGTCCTCTTGCCCACCGAACTGGAAGACATGGCGCTCTGGAACGATTTTCTGACCGAGCGTGCCGGGCACCGGGTCAGCGTGCGGATTCCCCAGCGCGGCGACAAGGTGGACCTGGTCGAGATGGCGCAGCGCAACGCCGGGCACGGCCTGGAATCCGAGTTGGCCGTCCTGGAGCGCCGGGGTGACCATCCCGGCCTGGACGCCCTGCGCGAGGTGCTGGCCCTCCCCGATCGGCCCTGGCGCATTGAAGGGTATGACAATTCCAACCTGTTCGGCACCCACATCGTCTCTGGCATGATCGTGCTGGAAGGTGGACGGGCGCGAAAAAGCGAATATCGCCGTTTCAAGGTGCGCGGCTTGGAACGGCCTGACGACTACGCTGCCATGCGCCAGACCATCTTTCGGCGCTTTACCGGGTCCCTGAGTGACAAGTTGCCACTGCCGGACCTGCTCTTGATTGACGGTGGGCGCGGTCAGGTGAACGCGGCGCTGGACGCCCTGCAAGAAGCTGGGGTGCAGGTGCCGCTCGTAGGCCTGGCCAAGCGCGAGGAAACCATCATTCTTCCCTCGCCGTACGGCGCGCAGTGGTGGCTGACGGGTGGTACGGTGGTTGGGGACGGGAAGGAACTGCTGCTGCCACAGACCCACCCGGCGCTGCGAACCCTGATTCACGCCCGCGACGAGGTGCACCATTACGCGGTGAGCTACAACCGCAAGCTGCGTGGTCAGGCGATGACCGCCAGTATCTTCGATGGTCTGCCGGGCATCGGTCCCAAGCGCCGTGACGCGCTGCTGGAGCATTTCACCAGCCTGGAAGAGATCCGGGCTGCTGAGGTGGAACAAATTGCGGCGGTGCCAGGCGTGGGGATGAAAGCGGCGCAGGCCGTCAAAGAATTTCTACAGTCGCACCTCTGAAGTTACTCGTCGTATGGCTCGGCCACAAAAGCAAACATTCCTGGCCCGGTATGTGCACCGATCACGGAGCCGATCAACTGGGTGCGGCCAGCCCGGATGTTGAGCCCTGAGCGCTGCATGTGGCGGCGCAGCTCATGCAGGCGCTGATGGTCGCGCCCCGCCAGCCCCACAGCTACGCGCACGGGGTCTTTGCCAAAGCGGTCGTATAGGGTGCCCAGAATATTGCGCGCACTCTCACCTGAGCGGACACGGCGTAATGCTTTCAAGTGCCCTTCGCTGTCGAAGCCCAGAATCGGACGCATGTCCAGCAGGTTGCCTACGGCGTATTGCACTGGGCTGATGCGCCCACCACGGCGCAGATAATCCAGGCTGGGTACGGTGAATTCACCATACTGGTCACGGAGCGTATCCACGGCCGCTTGCGCCACACTAACGAGGTCACCGCCCTGGGTACTTTCCCGCTGCGCCGACAGCACGGCGGACGCCAGCAGGACCGACGACACGCCCGAATCCACCACCCGGATGCGGTCCAACTCGTTCAGGGCGACCACGGCTTGCCGGGCATGTTGCACCGTGTTGGAGATACGCGACGAGAGATGAACCGACACCACCGCGTCATAACGGGTCAGCAGATTGCGGTAACACTCCCGAAAGGTGCGGGCTTCTACCGGACGGGTCGCGACGCTTTCTCCAGCTTGCAGACGTTTGTACACTTCATCTGGGTCAACTTCATTCCACTCGCAGAGTGGAGGACGGTCCTGCAGCAATACACTCAGTGGCAGCATGTGTACCCCCATGTCGCTCAGGACGGCAGGGGGTAGGTCACAGGTTGAATCGGTCACCACTGCGATCATCACCTGATCTTAGGCCATCAACGCCTCAGAAAATGTACCAAACTTCTTCACGCTGACGCGGCGCTAAACTGCCCGCATGTCTGATTCCCGCCCTGATCTGTCCCACGCTGACCCACTGAGCATTGCGGTGCTCTGCCATACCGGAGCGGGAGGGTCCGGTGTGGTCGCTACCGAACTGGGTCTGCTGATGGCTTCACTGGGTCATGCGGTGCATTTCGTGGGGGGGCAGGTGCCTTTTCGGTTGTCGCGGCGCTGCGCGGTGCATGGGCCGTACTTTCACCAGATCGGGTCTTTCGCATATGCCCTCTTCGAACAGCCCTATCCGGAACTTTCGGCGGCCAATACCCTCAGCGAAGTGATTCTCGAACAGGGGGTTCAGCTGACCCACGCCCACTACGCCATTCCACATGCCACGGCAGCGCTGCATGCCTATGCCATCACCGGACGCGCGCCGGTCATGACCACCCTGCACGGCACGGACGTCACCTTAGTCGGTGCGGAACCGGCCTTCTACCACACCACCCGGCACGCCATCATGCAGTCGCACCATGTCACGGCCGTATCGCAGTTCCTCGCCGAGCAGACCCGCGAGGTGTTCGACACCGACCGGGAGATTGAGGTGATTTATAACTTTGTGGACCCGGAACGCTTCCGTCCGGTGGACAATCCCCAGCTGCGTGCCAGGTTTGCGCGGGAGGATGAGGCGTTGCTGGTTCACGTGAGCAACTTCCGGCCGGTCAAGCGGGTGCAGGATGTCATTCAGACTTTTGCTGGGGTCCTCAGTGAGCGTCCGGCTCGCCTCCTGATGATCGGGGATGGTCCCGACCGGGCCCCTGCACTGGAGCTCGCCCAGCGCCTCGGTGTGGCGGACCGGGTCAATTTCCTGGGCTCTTTTCCGGATGTGGAAACGGTTCTGGGACTCAGCGACCTGTTTTTGCTGCCCAGCAGCAAGGAAAGCTTTGGCCTGAGCGCCTTGGAAGCCATGAGCTGCCAAGTGCCGGTGGTGGCGGCCCGCGCCGGGGGAATCCCTGAGGTGGTGGTGGACGGCGTAACCGGACGCCTGGCCGACGTGGGTGATGTGGATGGCCTGACCCAAGCGGCCCTGGACGTGCTGGACCGCCGCGCCGAGATGGGCCGCGCCGCCCGTGAGCGGGCCATCGCCCATTTCCACCCTGGCATTGTTGCGCCGCAGTACCTGGCGGCTTATCAGCGTACGCTGGAGCAGTGGCAAAACTAGAGTTTAGGGTGTCAGGCGTGAATCGACAACCTGGCCGCTGTAAGGCCGCACTGCTACAGAGGAACCGAGCGTGACGGCAAAGGCATTCCACCCACTGGACAGCTTGGCCTGATAGCCGTGAGAAGCGGTGACATTGGTAGCGTCCCGGACCCAGACCAGAAACAGTGGCTGGCCCTGGTCGCGCAGCCGCAGCTCACGTAGCGGTTCATTCGGGTCAGGGCGACCATTGCTGTTGCTATCTACGAAGCCATAAGCCCGTAGCTCTTGTCCGGCGGTGGCACGTGACAGCTGGGCTGGGGGAAGCAAGCCAGGCCAGGCCAGTGCGTCGGCATTCAGCGTGGGTACCCGCTGAGGTGTAGCTGTGAGGGCAATAGACCAGCGGCCGTCCTTGACCGGAGATACGCCCACCAACTCTTGAGGCTGGCCGGAGGTGGAGACCGACCATACCCCGACGCTCAGGCCAGGAGGAACCGAGCCAGGCAGCTGACCCTGAAGGGTCAAGGCGCCAGCTCCACCGAGCAAGCTCAGGGCCAGAACGGCAGGAAGGGTCTTACGGACAGTCATGTCCCAACCGTAGCATGAGGCCCTGATGGGAGCCTGATGGCAGCTTCATGGTTGGACCGCCGGGATGATAAAAAAAGCCCCCAGAACGGGGGCCTGAGCAGCAGCTTAACGCTTACTGGTTCAGCGCTTTTTTCACCAGGTCAATGATCTCGGGCATGGTGTCGGCCACTGGCACATTGGCAGCTTTAAAGGCAGCCAGTTTGCTCTCGGGAGTACCGACATCACCCATGATGATGGCGCCGGCATGGCCCATGCGCTTGCCCTTGGGGGCACTGCGGCCAGAGATGAACGCCACGACGGGCTTTTTCATGTTCTGCGCGATGTACTCGGCAGCGGCTTCTTCGTCGGCACCACCGATTTCACCAATAACGACTACAGCATCGGTATCGGGGTCAGCTTCGAACATCGGCAGCACGTCTGCGAAGGTGGTGCCGATGATGGGACCCCCACCGATACCCACGGTGGTGCTGGTGCCCATTCCAGCGTCGTTCAGCAGCTTGGCAGCTTCGTAGGTCAGCGTGCCGGAACGGCTGATCAGGCCGATACGGCCGGGGTTTTGGTAGATGCGGTTGGGCATGATGCCCACTTTGCATTCGCCGTTGGTGACCAGACCGGGGCAGTTGCCGCCGATGAGGCGAATGCCCTGGCCGCCCTGGGCCTTGTTCTCTTCGCTCAGGCGGCTGACTTCTTGCACGGCCTTCATCATGTCGGTGGTCGGCACGCCTTCAGTGATCAGGATGATCAGCGGAATACCGGCATAGGCGGCTTCCAGTACCGCGTCGGCTGCCCCGAAGGGTGGCACGAAGATGATGCTGACATTGGCGTCATGCTGCTCTTTGGCCTCGGCCACCGTGTTGTAGATGGGCCAGCCTTCGAAGTCCTGACCGCCCTTGCCGGGGGTCACACCGGCGACCACGTTGGTGCCGAATTCTTTCATGGCGCGGCTGTGCTTGGCGCCTTCGGAGCCGGTCATGCCCTGCACGATCACTCGGCTGTCTTTACCTACCAAAATACCCATTTACTTGCCCTCCGCAGCGCTATTGGCTTCTTTGGCAGCTTCTTCGGCAGCCTCAAACATGGTGGGGTACATCTTGATCAGGTCGCTGCTCTTCTCGTTCAGCAGCGCCTTGGCTTCGTCCTCGGCGGTTCCGGCGATGCGCATACGGACCGGCTTGGTCAGGATGCCCTCGTCCAGCGCCTGAATCACGCCTTTTGCCACTTCATCGGCGCGGGTGATGCCACCGAAGATGTTGATGAAGATGCTCTTGACGTCGGGGTCTTTGCTGACCAGTTTGACGGCGTTATACACGACGTCGGCTTTGGCGCCACCACCGATGTCCAGGAAGTTGGCGGGCTTGGCTCCGGCGCGGTTGACCACGTCCAGCGAGGTCATCACGATACCGGCGCCGTTGCCCAGCACACCGCCGTTGCCGTCATCCAGCTTCACGTAAGCGAAGCCGTACTCGCTGGCTTCGACTTCCAGGGGGTGCTCGGCTTCCAGCTCGCGCCAGTCAGCGAGGTCGCGGTGACGGAACATGGCGTTGTCGTCCACCTCGAATTTGGTGTCCAGCACCATCGGGGTGCCGTCCGCGTCTACGAACAGCGGGTTGATCTCGACCAGCACGGCGTCGCGCTCAAAGGCGGCTTCGCTGAGCTTGACCATCATATCGGCGATCTTGTTCAGGTTGCCTTTGAATCCGGCCTTCAGGGCGATATCGCGGGCCTCAAAGGGGCGCAGGCCGGTGATGGGGTCCACGCGGTGGTGGATGATCTTCTCAGGAGTAGCTGCAGCTACTTCTTCGATGTCCATGCCGCCTTCGCTGGAAGCCATCAGGGTGTAGGAGCCGACGTTGCGGTCCACGATCATGCCGACGTAGTACTCGGTCCCGGCGTCGATGTCCACCGCTTTGGTCACCAGCACCTTGTTGACGGTGAGACCTTTGATGTCCATCCCAAGGATGTTCTGGGCATTTTCATAGGCCTTTTCAGGGGTGGGGCTGAACTTCACGCCGCCCGCTTTGCCGCGTCCGCCGACATGGACCTGGGCCTTGACGACCACGGGCTCACCGAATTCTTCCGCAATGGCGCGGACTTCTTCGGGGGTGTGAGCGAGGCGGCCTTCCTGAACGTTGGCGCCAGCGCGGCGCAGCAATTCGCGGCCTTGATATTCGTGTAATTTCACGTTGCTTCCTCCGAGGTGGCTTACGGCCACACATGAGTTTTGGGATGTCCCGATAGACGAGTATAGCGGCTGTTTCTTAGGTCGGTGCCTGTCTCCGTCCTGGGGACAAGGGCCGTGCTAGCGTGAGCAAATGCAACAACGACTCGAACGAATCAGGGCGGCCCTGGGCCGTGAGGGGACTCAGGCGCTGTGGGTGTCCAGCCCGGCCAGTGTGCGTTATTTGAGTGGCTTCACCCACCCCGAAGACGGCCGCATGCTTATTACCCCTACGCAGGCGGTGCTGTACACCGACAGCCGCTACACGGTACAGGCCAGGGAGGACGTGAATGAGGGTGTAGAAGTGGTGATTGCCGCACCCCAGAAAGCCCTGGAAGACGCCGCGCCCAAAGTGGAAGGAATGAAGGTGGCTGTCGAGGGGACTC
The sequence above is a segment of the Deinococcus radiophilus genome. Coding sequences within it:
- the sucD gene encoding succinate--CoA ligase subunit alpha; translation: MGILVGKDSRVIVQGMTGSEGAKHSRAMKEFGTNVVAGVTPGKGGQDFEGWPIYNTVAEAKEQHDANVSIIFVPPFGAADAVLEAAYAGIPLIILITEGVPTTDMMKAVQEVSRLSEENKAQGGQGIRLIGGNCPGLVTNGECKVGIMPNRIYQNPGRIGLISRSGTLTYEAAKLLNDAGMGTSTTVGIGGGPIIGTTFADVLPMFEADPDTDAVVVIGEIGGADEEAAAEYIAQNMKKPVVAFISGRSAPKGKRMGHAGAIIMGDVGTPESKLAAFKAANVPVADTMPEIIDLVKKALNQ
- the bshA gene encoding N-acetyl-alpha-D-glucosaminyl L-malate synthase BshA, giving the protein MSDSRPDLSHADPLSIAVLCHTGAGGSGVVATELGLLMASLGHAVHFVGGQVPFRLSRRCAVHGPYFHQIGSFAYALFEQPYPELSAANTLSEVILEQGVQLTHAHYAIPHATAALHAYAITGRAPVMTTLHGTDVTLVGAEPAFYHTTRHAIMQSHHVTAVSQFLAEQTREVFDTDREIEVIYNFVDPERFRPVDNPQLRARFAREDEALLVHVSNFRPVKRVQDVIQTFAGVLSERPARLLMIGDGPDRAPALELAQRLGVADRVNFLGSFPDVETVLGLSDLFLLPSSKESFGLSALEAMSCQVPVVAARAGGIPEVVVDGVTGRLADVGDVDGLTQAALDVLDRRAEMGRAARERAIAHFHPGIVAPQYLAAYQRTLEQWQN
- a CDS encoding DegV family protein encodes the protein MIAVVTDSTCDLPPAVLSDMGVHMLPLSVLLQDRPPLCEWNEVDPDEVYKRLQAGESVATRPVEARTFRECYRNLLTRYDAVVSVHLSSRISNTVQHARQAVVALNELDRIRVVDSGVSSVLLASAVLSAQRESTQGGDLVSVAQAAVDTLRDQYGEFTVPSLDYLRRGGRISPVQYAVGNLLDMRPILGFDSEGHLKALRRVRSGESARNILGTLYDRFGKDPVRVAVGLAGRDHQRLHELRRHMQRSGLNIRAGRTQLIGSVIGAHTGPGMFAFVAEPYDE
- the hisS gene encoding histidine--tRNA ligase gives rise to the protein MAIQRPKGTQDHLPDGSPKQGLDTRAAAFRFVRETAQRVLERAGAQHIDTPLFEEAEVVQRGVGGSTDIVRKEMFTVYYFGDHGGYVLRPEGTAGIVRAYLQNGLKQLPSPLKLWLHGPMFRAENVQKGRLRQFHQVDYEAIGSADPLVDAEAIALLVEVVRELGLKQVKVKLGSIGDPEDRQRYNDYLRGLFGTHRERLSDDSKDRLERNPMRILDSKSETDQALIAELGVQPMLDFLGNDAREHFEQVQRYLQDWGVPYELDPSIVRGLDYYRRTAWELHHEGVGAKSALCGGGRYDGLAQELGSKTEVPGIGWAFGIERLLLAMEADGVEIPCSEGPLLYLAALDTEYVPAVAKVALDARAVARTEFAYRAMKPGNAFKDAERRGAVWVALVGSDEVANGTLSLKNLVTGEQRRVAHNELMTFLGEQA
- a CDS encoding IPT/TIG domain-containing protein, which translates into the protein MKRTLFVSLLLGGSLSACMPTQQAAPQPTATVTPVLYKASPSVARGGTLTLQGRYLGGADNSVVRLAADADGTGGFVFPKTSVQSWTSSQIVLTIPANAPVGGGWVFVEVDGLQSSGLPYAVSQ
- the sucC gene encoding ADP-forming succinate--CoA ligase subunit beta, with protein sequence MKLHEYQGRELLRRAGANVQEGRLAHTPEEVRAIAEEFGEPVVVKAQVHVGGRGKAGGVKFSPTPEKAYENAQNILGMDIKGLTVNKVLVTKAVDIDAGTEYYVGMIVDRNVGSYTLMASSEGGMDIEEVAAATPEKIIHHRVDPITGLRPFEARDIALKAGFKGNLNKIADMMVKLSEAAFERDAVLVEINPLFVDADGTPMVLDTKFEVDDNAMFRHRDLADWRELEAEHPLEVEASEYGFAYVKLDDGNGGVLGNGAGIVMTSLDVVNRAGAKPANFLDIGGGAKADVVYNAVKLVSKDPDVKSIFINIFGGITRADEVAKGVIQALDEGILTKPVRMRIAGTAEDEAKALLNEKSSDLIKMYPTMFEAAEEAAKEANSAAEGK
- the aspS gene encoding aspartate--tRNA ligase yields the protein MKRTARIGELTSQHAHESVTLQGWVTRRRDLGGLIFFELRDRSGTVQVQVDPASEAFAEADRLRAEYVVEVTGTYGLRPESQRKGGLADYEVLANTVTILNRAKTPPFELDKGADVAEDVRLRYRYLDLRRPEMQRNMMLRSRTWAAITQFMEGEGFINVETPLLTRSTPEGARDFLVPSRLNEGEFYALPQSPQLFKQLLMMAGYDRYYQLARCFRDEDLRADRQTDFTQLDMEMSFVDQEDVLELNSRLLAFLFREVLGRELELPLPRLTYQEAMDRYGSDKPDLRFGHPLVDVSALFAGGEFGAFASAEAVKVIAAPELTRKQIAELERIAKQHGAGGLAWLKRSGEGFTGGISKFVGEIAADLIHQTGVEDGGTLLFSAGSWKTAVEALGAVRLALRDLFGWTVGGADFAPLWVTDFPQLDLDPETGQWTYMHHPFTAPHPDDATLFGTERQTEIRAQAYDLVLNGFEIGGGSIRIHNPETQREMFRAIGLSDEEAADKFGFFLEALEYGTPPHGGCAWGFDRLVMVLSGADSIRDVIAFPKNNRGQDLMAGAPSPVAQAQLEELGINVQQ
- the uvrC gene encoding excinuclease ABC subunit UvrC gives rise to the protein MQLADLPVLPVTSGVYIFRKGGTPIYIGKANNLRGRVMQHFKAGGKSGKFTALADELEFITTRNEVEALVLEANLIKQHRPHYNVLLKDGKHYPFLKLTNEEFPMLIVTRKVLNDGAAYYGPYPDAGAVRRVKGLIDTMFPLRKNSGLPMKLKPRPCLNYHMGRCLAPCIQAADPAAYAQVVDDVKALLEGRAAPVVRRLRTEMAEAAQRQDFEMAARLRDRTQAVEKLFGSEQHAFISEEADLDFLGVAQAGEYAMVQLFRMRGGRVVSRDKRFLSSGEDSTSGEVLTAFMQDYYTQATHLPPLVLLPTELEDMALWNDFLTERAGHRVSVRIPQRGDKVDLVEMAQRNAGHGLESELAVLERRGDHPGLDALREVLALPDRPWRIEGYDNSNLFGTHIVSGMIVLEGGRARKSEYRRFKVRGLERPDDYAAMRQTIFRRFTGSLSDKLPLPDLLLIDGGRGQVNAALDALQEAGVQVPLVGLAKREETIILPSPYGAQWWLTGGTVVGDGKELLLPQTHPALRTLIHARDEVHHYAVSYNRKLRGQAMTASIFDGLPGIGPKRRDALLEHFTSLEEIRAAEVEQIAAVPGVGMKAAQAVKEFLQSHL